The genomic interval ttttcttctcccaCCACTACAAGGACACCCCAAGAGCCCTCCACCATTTTTCTACctctaagaaaggaagaaaaactaacACTGATTGTCTCCTTTCGGCCACAGATATTCCTCTGAATAGAGGActctccctgttttcttctaCCCTATTCAGACTCCCCTCCCCCACAAGGCAAGGCACCCCCTCCTTTCATTATGCTCAACTTCCTCGCTTCCTTTTAACCCGTCTTCCTCTCAATTTCCTTCAATGTCTCCTTTAGCCACCAGGTCTCTCCCACCCTCCAACCACCATCCTCCTCCAGTCCTTTCCCCATTAACACTCTCCTTTCCCATCATCCCCCTagttccctccccacccccacctcatcATTCAGGCCCCTCCCCCACGACTCCAGCCCTTAGCAGAGGCGTCGCCAGCCCCCCCAATTCTTCCTTGCCCCTCAACCCATCCCAGGCTACCTGCCAGGCCGGGCCGGGGCGGGGCCGCGGGTCCTCGCGCTGCCAGCAGCCTAGAACCAGTTGCGCGCCAACCGACGCCTAAGTCCCCAACGAGATAAACACTGCCAGGCTCCGTCCTTCCGGCGGGCAGAGGGGCGCGCACGTGCAGTCTGAGTTACGTCCCGACGCCTTCCGGGACTTGTAGTCCACAGGTTTCCTGAGGCCCGTAAGGGCAGGAGCCTACGGAGAGATTCTGCGCATGTGCACATATGTGTCAAGGCCGTGGGGTTCATTGGGTAATGTAGTCCTTTGTTGTCGGGGCAGGGGATGGCGGAGGCGGGGCTAGGGGCGGACTCTTCGTCCTCGCTCGCGTCAGTCCAGAGCACGGGGCGGGGCTGGAGAACTGGGAGCCCCAGCACGTCCTGCCCCACCGGAAGTGAAGGTGCGGGTCCGACGGTGGGCTCTGAAAGGGTGAGGCGCGCGGAAACACCGGCGCTGAGAATCGGTGGGGCGGGTGGGGACGCCGCAACTGGGACCTTTTGAGGGGCGCCCCGGGAGCCTGAAGGGGTTTTGTCAGGCGGTTTAGAGGGGAACCCttaggagaaaggaggagggggcGGGTATGCTCTGTCCTGGGGAGACGTGCGACCTGGGGTTCTTTAGGCCGGGAGGGGCGTGGTGGGGAAGCCGGGGTTTTGGAAAGCTGGTAGGGCCTCTAGTTGGGCTGTTTATTTAGAACTGGGAGAGGCGGGTGGGTCCTCGTCCTAGAATATAGCTCGGACTTAAAAGGGGGAGCAACGAGAGACTGAAGGAGTAGGGGAGAAGGATGCAGGAACCTTGAGGAGTGAAGCTGGTTTGATGGAAACAAGGAGACTGTGAGGAGCTGGAAAATAAGATGAAGGCGCTCCTAGTTTCATCCaatctctatcctcctgcctccctgttCTTGCAGCCCCTGCCCGGATGGCCGCAGTAGTTCTAGGGGGAGACACCATGGGCCCTGAGCGTATCTTCCCCAATCAGACTGAAGAACTGGGGCCACATCAGGGCCCTACAGAAGGCACTGGGGATTGGAGCAGTGAGGAGCCtgaagaagagcaggaggaaacaGGGGCAGGCCCGGCTGGCTACTCCTACCAGCCCCTAAACCAAGATCCTGAACAAGAGGAGGTGGAGCTCGCACCAGTGGGGGATGGAGAAGATGTAGTTGCTGACATCCAGGATCGGATCCAGGTATAATGGAGGGAATTGTTAAGAACAAATAAAGCTGAGCTCCTGCAAATGAAAGCAGGACCCTACTTGTCTCTCTGGTTCCACAGGCCCTGGGGCTTCATTTGCCAGACCCACCATTAGAGAGTGAGGATGAAGATGAGGAGGGAGCTACTGCATTGAGCAGCCACAGTTCTATTCCCATGGACCCAGGTAAAAGGATCATTCTTTCATTAGGGAATAATAGACTGGCTTGAATCAGGAAAGGGAAGTTACAGGGGAATAATTTATTCCTAGTTTGTAAGCTAGGATTTTGCTGACTTCAGAATCCAGGTGAAACATTCTGCTAGACTTGGAGATGAGCAGGGTTGCTTAGAAATAAGATGGATCTGGTGACCCCACCAGTTAAGGGCTCTGGGTTGATTCAAGAAATGGGAAGAGGAGCTGGGCCCATTGTTTCTATCTCCTAACTGGCTTCTGGCTGTGATTTCAGAACATGTAGAGCTGGTGAAAAGAACAATGGCTGGAGTAAGCCTTCCTGCACCAGGAGTTCCTGCCTGGGCCCGGGAGATATCAGATGCCCAGTGGGAAGATGTGGTACAGAAAGCCCTTCAAGCCCGGCAGGCATCTCCTGCTTGGAAGTGACCATAGTAAGAACTGCCTCATCTTTCTACATTCCAGGCCAGAACTAGCACAGGACTGAATACATCCTCTGGTTGTAATATCTTACCCATCACCCTTTCACATCAAAGCAAATCAGACTTCTGCTCAGAGACCCACTTTATTCAGTTCTGTACATATGGGGACATTGGCCCAAGCCCAACCCACCTTAACATGTATCATTCTGTGGAGAATAAAGCACCCTATGTACACAGCCAAAAGCCACACTGCCTGTATTCCTGGAACCTGGGTCCAGCCCTCCTAGCCCCTTTCCTCTCCAAAAGGGACCGGTTAGGGCCTGCCCAGCATCAGCACAAACAAGGAAATAAATAGGTATTGGGGGGAGCTATGCTTGGGGCACCGctccttgctttcttctttcaacTTTGGGAACCAACAGCACAGGAAAGCAGTCAGCCACAGGGTGGTCCCTTCCATGTTTGTGATCCCAGGGCTGCTGCTCACCAGAGAGGGGGTGTAGGGTAGGGGTGATTATTTACACCCTCCCCTGCTTGGTCCATCTGGGCTCTATATTCATCATCTGTTGTCCACAGCCAGTACTTTTCTCCTTTAGGATCTCCATGTTCTCTTCAACAGGCagggaataaaaggaaataataaaacccTGTCAGCCTGCAcactgctggggctgggggcttaTTTGTGCTGCTGGAGTTTGATTCCCCTCCAGCTACTCACTCCAGGGGCCAGTGGAGCTTGACATAACTTTGGTGAGAATAACCTCCTGCTCCTTCCTATATGCCTCTGCAGTCAGGGGAGAGGAACAGACACCTAGAATTCAGGTGAGGatgaaggagagaggagaggagcatATGTATTCCTGTGTGTATTTCTCAGCAACCTCAGATAGCTGTGGGTTAGGAGCAGAAGGGGGACAGGCATCCCCAGGTTCTCTTTGCACTGAGCATCTTGATGCTCAGCCTGTCTGTACTAGCCACAGGGAGGCATGAACACGCTTTGGGGAGAAGAGAGACCACTGGGTGTCCCTGCTTCAAGTGCCTCCATCCTCTAGAGTAGCTAGCTAGAGAGGTGCTGCCTTTCCCCAAGTCAGCCAGTagggagcagagggtggagggcTGGGGCAGCGTCCCAGGGCTGAGTGGGCTGTGACCCTGTGGGAAGGTGAGGGGGTCAGAGAGCCTCTTGGCTGGCAGTTAGGAACTCTTCTGCCCGCTTATGGGCCTCCAGTGCCTTGATGGTGTAGACGTCCTGGGGCAACTCTGACTTCCTCCGAAGCAGCACTTTTTCCTTCTTGATGTCCTTCAGCATCTACAAGTAGATAGGGAGAAGACAAGGAATGATGATCAATTCCCAAGGAATTGatatttccttctcttattcttAGGTTCTGTTgctcttctttcccttccagACCTGTTAATTTCTActccacctccccagtccttAGCCCTGGTGCCCTCCCACCTGCACAGCCTCTGTCTCCACCGTCCTCTTCAGAAGCTGGATGTCCTCTGCTGTAGGGGTTTCTGTCTCCATGGAGTACACAGGGGGCAGAGGTGGAGGAGCACGGAACATGGGATACTGAGGGAGGAGATGTGGATGAAGAGTTGAGAGCCACTTCAGAGGTTTGTGGGCCTGTGTGTCATATTCTTCCACCAAAAATCCTTAACCCCTAGTTCCAGATGGGACCCTGAGTTCAGGGCAGTGGCATAAAAATCTCACCTGAGGATTAAGCCGGGCCAGCTCCTCAATCTTTTGCCacatctcttctctttccttcattcgGAACCGGCCCCTGAGGGAGCAAAAGTAGGAATGAGAGAACGAAAGTGAGCTGGAAGTAAAAAATGAAAGTCTTCcagggagggctgggattgtggctcagcggtagagcgctcgcctagcatgggcaggacccgggttcgatcctcagcaccacataaaaataaaggcattgtgttgtttccatctacacctaaaaataaaataaaacaatatttaaagaaaaaaaaagtcttccaggGAGAGAAATACTCACTTCTGTTTCTCTGCCTTGTACTGCTGTGTGCAATCATCAAAGAGCTTCTGATTCATTTCCATAAACAGCTTCAGGGCATTGTAGATCAGTCCATGGATTGTCCTGCCACCCAGAAGAAAGATCACATGCAGGCCAGAGCCTACCCTTAATGCCTGGGCCCCATGTTTACTTGTTTATAGGAAGTGTCTCTACCAACAGCTTTTTCATTTACTACCCCCATTTCCCAAACCTTTATAAGTAGATAGTTCTAGCCAAATTGTGTGACTTAAGACTAGCATTTCATGGTCTTTGCAAATACTGATCCACCTGTCTATACTTCCCCTACCCCATACTCCAAAAGTCTTCCTTCTTTACACCACTTCCGACTCTAATCCACACTAATGGCCTCCCAGCAACACAATGGACTGAGTGTACCACACTATGTTTGCTCTCAgcaaaaagcttttttttttttaacaactcttAGATTCTATGCATGCTCTCTAAATGGATCACATCAGCTTCTCCCAGCATAGAATTGTATCTCCAAAGCTGTAACGTACCTGTAGAATAGCTGACCCCAAAGAGCAATGTACAGGCCACTGCTCTGCTATTTGATATCCCAGAGATCTCTCATACAGGCATCTTTTCTCTCTAGTCAGTCCCTCAAGGATCTACCAATAAACAGTGGGCATCAGCCCCACTTGCTGAATGACCAGGTGAGATTCACACCTTCAAAGGTTCCAAAACCAGATCCccacacccagccccagcccagccccataCTTGTTCCAGTGGCTCTTGGAGTTCCTGTAGAGTGCAGGGAACATGATGGGGAGGACTCTGGCAGCATTGTCACTTATCAGGCTCATGATGTATTCATTATTCCAGTAATAGAGAGCACGCTCTGCCACCTGGTGGAGAGAGGTGGGACTCAATGGAGGCACTATCTACCTGCCTTACTCAAGATCTGCTAAATTCCTGGGAGCCTTGGATATGCTGAGTTTGGCTTCACCTGGAAATGGGGGCTGGAGACACACTTGGCAAGCTGACGGAAGAGTGGTTCCATCACTTTGCTAAACTCTGAGGGTTCAATGACATCCAGAATCTCCTCTAGTTCATTCAGGAACATCACCTCCTTGGGGCTGTGGGTCTTGGGCCAAAACTTAAGAAGTCCCACAATCACCTGTTGTGAGAAGAAGACGTAGGATAAAATTCTTAATACTGTCTGGTTTTCTGGGAAGCTTTCCTGCCTGTCTTCCCCACCCTTAGCCTTGTGGGCAGAGTTTGGGTAACCTCAGCTAACGGCTCATGTTTCTTTGGCTTGGGTCTGCTTCCTAAGTGTATATAGATTTCATTTCTCATTCAGGGAGGAAACCATGTCACCTATCATGCCACAGCCCTCCTGAGCACCTGCTTACTGCATTGCTCAATTATAAATTGGTAAGCAATACTGATGACAGTAAAAGGTTGACTTGGGCTCAGAAGGGGAATTACCGGCTCAGTCAGACTGCTCTCCTTCTCCAGGAATTGTACCACACAGTAAGCCAACTGCAAAAGGTTGAGGTAGAAAGGAGGTGAAATTAGGGCCAGATGGTCTCACAATTCAATGACAAAAACAAGATCCCAAAATGGAAGGGGAAATATAAAGGATTTATCCCACCCATTCCCTGTGCCATAACTATCCCAGCAGAataccttccctcccctccttgtCTTTCCTGCCCAAGTTGGGGATCATCAGGAGGAAGGCACCTCACCTGAGGGTGGTATACACTCAGGGACTTGACTTTGTGAAGCGGAAGCAGGACACGGATGAGAAACATCTTATGCTCTTCCTTAAGGGGTAGGGCAAAGCCATTGATGATACTAGGAGTTAATGGAGGTTTTTTAGGACCAAATAGCCAGATCCAAGTTCAATACACCAGTCCTCCCAACATTTTTCAGGTATCTTATGTTCCTCTACTCCACCTCTCACCTGCCCAAGATCTCCAGGAGTTCAGCAATCCCATTGTGATGCTCTGtctcatagatgaacctgagagGAAGAAAATAGGCTCTCTTGACACTAACCCTGATGTCCCTCCCACATTCTGCAGAGTCTCCATTATCTCGTtgctccccctctcctccctagCAAAGGCTTGCTTTGATCCTAAGTCTGGGCTCATGAACTCACCTATAGAAGATGTGGTTGATCTGCCTACGGATATAAGCCCGGAGCCCCAAAAACTTGCCATAGATACGGTGCAAAATGGTCTTGAGAAAGTCCCGCTCTCGAGGATCCTCACTGTCAAATAGGTCCAGGAGCTGGAAGCAGGAGGGAGGAAAGGCAGCAAGTGAGGCGGCAGCCAGGGAAGGCTAGGGCTAGGTGACAGGGTCTTAGCCAGGGGAAGCTTTCAGGTTTTCTGGAGAAAGGGGAGTAAGGACAAGTGTCTGGAAAGCAGAGTaattctattctactgatctacTCCAAGTGGTATCTGgccatgcatgtgtatgtgtgtatgtgtgtgtgtatatatatatatatatatatccccttGAAAAGTActgtgttgcttttttttttccattttgctaAAAGCTTCTTAAGGGCACTGAGCTTTTTTAACCTCCCATGGTCTCCTTAAACTAAACCCAGCTGAAATTCCAGTATAATAGTCATAATGGGAAAGAACATCTGGGACAGAGGTGAGGGGAGGCATGGGGCTACAGTTTATGGAATAGATAAAGGGGGAAGGACAGGAACCTCAGGGACTCACAGCAAGGACAAACTTCTGGTCAATATACTTCTTGGCTATATTCGGCTGGAAATCAGGAGACTCAAGGAAACGTAAGAAAAACTCATATACAAGCTGTAGAGGAAGAGAAACATCCACTGAGGAACTCCCCAAGGAATAAAAGATAGGGTACCCTGTTCCCTGCAGCCAGAGACAGCATGCTCCCTTGCCCTGGTACCTGAAGATGAGGCCAGGCAGCTTCCAAGGTAGGCTCATCTTCCTCTGGATCGAATTCAGCCCCTGTGGGATTCGATGAAGGTGGCAGTGTCCGGAAGAGGTTCACTGAAAACTGAGGGGTAGGCCCAGCTTAGAGCACCGTGCAGGCTTCTCCAGGGCCCCCACCCCTAGCCCTTGTGTTCTTTCCCCATGCCCACCATGGTTACAGCCTCTGGGTAGATGGCCTCAGTGACAACATCACGGCTGTGGGTGATGTACTCCACCATCTCATTGAGTCCTGCCCGCTTCACCTCCTTAAATTTGAGGTCACTGAGTGGGTCTGACACAAAGTCAAAGAGGACGCAGCACTGGCGTAACTTCTGTATAAACAGCTCCTCCCGCTCCTGGGTTGGTGAGTCTGTGGAAGGGGCCCCAGCAGTTAGCTTCTCCTCCCTCATCCCTCATCCCTCATGCCCAACCTGCTGGCCTTACAGAGCTTTCCCCTTTCCCACAGTTACCATCCTGTTCCCTGGACCTCCACCCCAATGAAAGTCCCCCTCACATTCTCTTGAATTCTCTTCTACCCAAGATACCCTAAAACTTCCCTTCTGCCAATGCCCAGTGCACGATAACCATTCTCACTAGCTGCAAGTACCTTTCAGGGCAGGAAGCTTCTGCAGCTCCCGGTTCTTGCTGAGGTTGAAGCGGGAGGAGCTTTGCCGTCGCTCCTTCTTGACAATCTGGGGTCCCCCTGAGTACTTGATTTTGCTGAGCTGTGTTGGGGGGGGTGTGCTGTTGCTGGGACGCTTGTTGGATGATGGTGGCTGAGATTGAGGTTGAGGttggggctgaggctgaggctgtggctggggctggggctgtgcctGGTCAAACAAGTAATCTGTTGAAGTCCACTCCCCAGGAGATCTACCCACCCCAGGCTTcccttcatccctactctgtttATGCCTGTACAGCCTAGGCAGTAAGCAGTTGTCTCTTACTCTAAAGGAGTTAGACCAGAAACAGGAATGGGTATGGACTGTAGCCTTGGAAGGGAACAGTCAAGAGGTCATGTCTcactaggcacagtggtgcacacctataatcccagcaactcaagagactgagccaggaggatcataagttcaaagccagtctcagcaattttaCAAGGGCctatacaacttagtgagaccctgtctcaaatttaaaaaataaaataaaaaagggctggggatgtggctcagtggttaagtgtccctcagttcaatccatggtataaaacaaaagaaagtcatGTCTCCCAAAGTGATACTCAGGCAGTGGGGAAAAACCCTCAAAATGTTCATTCCTGCCAAGCatagtggcatgcacctgtacTCCTGCTCTTTAGGAGCCTGGAGCAGGAGGATCGCTTGAGCCCAAGAATTTGAGATTTGAGACAAGCCTGGGCAACATTggaaaaccctttctcaaaacaacaacaacaaaaacacctcaTTCTAATTCAGGCAAAATAAATTGATGGATTGATAGTGACACAAGTCAGAAAAGTGGTTATCTTGCCAGAGTAGGGATGGCAGTGGAGAAGGAGTAAGGGTAGTGGTGGTAAGGTACTACTGAGAAGAGACATTAGGAatactgttttgttgttgttgttgctgtttttaaactaggaattgaacccagaggtgctcaatccctgagccacatccccagccctttttatttttgattttgagacagggtctcaccaagttgtatagggcctcaccaagttgctgaagctggttttgaactcgagctcctcctgccttagcttcccaaaccactgggattacagataaaCCCTACTGTACCTGGCTGTTGTTTTTGCGGTATTTAGGATTGATCCCAggtcctcatacatgctaggaagtgttctaccactgagctacatccctagccccatcaATGAAGAATTTTCTTAGTGTTGGAAACATTTTACATCTTGATTGGATCTGGTAAGTGGTACATACCTAAAAATTCACTGAGCAGTACATCTAAGATCAATGAATGTATGACTTTCTTCAATTAAAgggtaaaataaatttattctcatgTCTTGGTAGTTTTACTGCTAGAAATTAAGCTTAATAAAGATcctaaatttaagaaaaacttttCGGGATGGGGCGATAGCGcagtggtggagctcttgcctaATATaatcaaggccctggatttgatccccagcactacaaaattttttttaaaaagggaagtggGGAGCTTTGTTTGGGGCTAGGGTGAAGCTTAGCAGTAgaatacttgcttagcatgtacaaggaccTAGGTACCAtccccagaagaagaaaaaaaaaaaagttttgctgcAAACACTTGAAGAGtctcacaagaaaaaataaataatagaattatgTTTATGAAAACCATGTGATAAATGTAACTATGAAAAATAGTTATACAATCCTAGTAAGTTCACCAAAATTAATAAGCATTTTGAGAAGATGGGCAATGTCAGCATAGGGGCACAGGAATGGTGAGAACTTATATTTTCCACTATAGAAAGTCAATAGATAAACCaggtatgatggcacacacctataatcccagcaactgggaaggttaaggcaggaggaagtggattcaaagctagcctcagcattatgtaaaaatgtggatgtataactgatgtgattctgcaatctgtatttggggtaaaaatgggagttcataacccacttgaatctaatgtatgaaatatgatatgtcaagagctttgtaatgttttgaacaaccaataaaacaacaacaacaacaacaacaaaaaaagctagcctcagcaatttggtaaggccctacacaactcagcgagaccctgtctctaataaaatataaaaaaaaaaaaagagctggggacgtGACTGAGTgtttaagtgaccctgggttcaatccctggtacaaaaaaaaaaaaaaaaaaaatcaaacccaaaAGTCAATAGATAATCcaagtttcaaaatttaaaaaaaaaaaaaaaggcagtgaaAAACTCAATTTGGTAGCTGGGTCTGGTGGCATACACCCACCTCTAATCTCAGCTATTCAGAAGATTGAAGCAAGAGAATTCAAACTCAAGGCAAGCCTGGACAAATAgcaaagaccctatctcaaaacaaaaaagagggcTGGAATAGAATTCTTGCTAaaattcacaaagccctgggttcattcaatccctagcaccaaaaaaaaaaaaaagctgagtgtggtagtggtgcacacctacaatctCAGGGACTCCAGAGGCtaaatcaggaggatcacaagccaacctcagcaacttggcaagaccctgtcccaaaataaaattaaaaacaaaaaggactggggatgtggtttactgattaagtgctcctggattcaactaaaaaaaaaaaaaaaaaaaaaaaaagatgggtaaGGATTAATGCTTAGAGTCGCGAAGCCAAGCTAATTTGGCTAATTtggaaatacaaatacaaatatcaaTCTGTGAGGAAAGAGTTCAGAGTGGTTACACAAAGCAACAATGTAGGGGTTGCTCTTTTCATCACAAGCCAACACTACCTTTTAACTTTCTGAATGACCatgttgaaaaatattaaaacaaaaagccaaaaacTACCTAATGAAAGAAAACTGCTTCCAATATGAAGTTAAATAAGGACAAAACTGTATATGCAAAATGAGCTCATACACATTAAAATACATGCAAAGGACCAAAAAAGGTTCTAAAATGGAAAGAACAAGTCTAAGGAGTCCTTAGTAACTAAGTCCTATAGTGATAACATTATAgatgacttttccttttcctcttccctatttctttgtttatgttttgttatttttggtactaggggttaaacctaggagtgctctactattgagctacatctctaacccttttcaaatttctttgagataggatttcactaagttgcccaggccagcctcaaacttgtggtcctcctgcttcagcctccaaagtagctgggattccaggtatgtgccaccatgccaaacATAGATACAGTTTTCTACATTTCCAGATTTTTTACAAGCTGACAGTGCTTTTGTAATGAAAGAAAGatgactaattttttaaaacgGTCCCTTTGGGAAGGGATAGCTCCCAGATATGGTAAAGGGCCCATAAAGCCCATTTTCAGAAGCCTAAACAGTTCTGCAGGGATGTCACTCACAGGTATTCCTAAATGTCCTGGTAACACTCTTGTAAGAACAGAAGATCCTAGCCCCCAAATAGAGGCTGCAGGAGTAAGGTCATGTCCAGCTGGATACCCACACCACGGAAGGAAAAGCTGacctcctattctttttttttttttttttaaagagagtgagagaggagagagagagagaatttgtagtatttattttctagttcttggcggacacaacatctttgttggtatgtggtgctgaggatcaaacctgggccgcacgcatgccagacaggcgcgctactgcctgagccacatccccagcccctgacctccTATTCTTAACCACATCATTCCCCTCCTCTCCAGCCCCGACTCCTCACCATAAGAATGGGAGATTTAAAACCCTCTGGgttggaggagaggaggaaaatagAACTGTCATCCTTTTcatattctgaattattttgtAGAAACCAGTTCTGACAAGTTTGTGACCTATCTGGGAATGAAAGAACTAGAGAGCAGTACTGGGTGTAGCCCAGGCAGGTCTGTGGGTTCAATGTGGCTCCTTACCACTTAGGCTACCTCACTCTCTCCTTTACTACAAAGGACCGCCCCAGACACCAGTTTCACTAGAGGAATGCAAGGAAGCGGGGCAGGAGCAGCTATCATACCTTCTCTGCCATGACAACACTCAGCCAGTGTGATTTTAGTTAGATAATGCAAGGAGCCCTGGAGTCTGGGGTTTCCTTTTCTATATATGGCAGATGAATCACCTTGGGGACAGGCTCAGAAAGAGGTAGAAGGTTGGGAGGCCATCACTTGGTGTGCATCCAGACCTTTATAAGAGGTATCTTCTACTAGTActattctttttttggttttggtactaaggattgaatctaggggtggtTTAggcactgagttatatcctcagcccttttcttctttttctttctttctttctttcttttttttttttttttttttgagacagggtctcactaagttgctgaggctgccctcgaact from Ictidomys tridecemlineatus isolate mIctTri1 chromosome 8, mIctTri1.hap1, whole genome shotgun sequence carries:
- the Ppp2r5d gene encoding serine/threonine-protein phosphatase 2A 56 kDa regulatory subunit delta isoform isoform X2, whose protein sequence is MPWRALRRLWQFGTCNQFYFTPMKKGALHFRASFLHFILGELAEWGKWESHFKKKEHSSKGYEEWPRPTHTRRWSAALLAKLGLPLTPTSFTKPDPFWGGISHLSQFWEPNPGGLYSFFPMRKKGSSLAPMTNPRRRRLVVRQVCKSSGQLEAQAPLDPGAARRRWRRDAERAECGRAKPEPERGRRSRAGSGRAEMPYKLKKEKAQPQPQPQPQPQPQPQPQSQPPSSNKRPSNSTPPPTQLSKIKYSGGPQIVKKERRQSSSRFNLSKNRELQKLPALKDSPTQEREELFIQKLRQCCVLFDFVSDPLSDLKFKEVKRAGLNEMVEYITHSRDVVTEAIYPEAVTMFSVNLFRTLPPSSNPTGAEFDPEEDEPTLEAAWPHLQLVYEFFLRFLESPDFQPNIAKKYIDQKFVLALLDLFDSEDPRERDFLKTILHRIYGKFLGLRAYIRRQINHIFYRFIYETEHHNGIAELLEILGSIINGFALPLKEEHKMFLIRVLLPLHKVKSLSVYHPQLAYCVVQFLEKESSLTEPVIVGLLKFWPKTHSPKEVMFLNELEEILDVIEPSEFSKVMEPLFRQLAKCVSSPHFQVAERALYYWNNEYIMSLISDNAARVLPIMFPALYRNSKSHWNKTIHGLIYNALKLFMEMNQKLFDDCTQQYKAEKQKGRFRMKEREEMWQKIEELARLNPQYPMFRAPPPLPPVYSMETETPTAEDIQLLKRTVETEAVQMLKDIKKEKVLLRRKSELPQDVYTIKALEAHKRAEEFLTASQEAL
- the Ppp2r5d gene encoding serine/threonine-protein phosphatase 2A 56 kDa regulatory subunit delta isoform isoform X3, which codes for MPWRALRRLWQFGTCNQFYFTPMKKGALHFRASFLHFILGELAEWGKWESHFKKKEHSSKGYEEWPRPTHTRRWSAALLAKLGLPLTPTSFTKPDPFWGGISHLSQFWEPNPGGLYSFFPMRKKGSSLAPMTNPRRRRLVVRQVCKSSGQLEAQAPLDPGAARRRWRRDAERAECGRAKPEPERGRRSRAGSGRAEMPYKLKKEKQEPPKLAKGTAKPSSSGKDGGGDNAEEAQPQPQPQPQPQPQPQPQSQPPSSNKRPSNSTPPPTQLSKIKYSGGPQIVKKERRQSSSRFNLSKNRELQKLPALKDSPTQEREELFIQKLRQCCVLFDFVSDPLSDLKFKEVKRAGLNEMVEYITHSRDVVTEAIYPEAVTMFSVNLFRTLPPSSNPTGAEFDPEEDEPTLEAAWPHLQLVYEFFLRFLESPDFQPNIAKKYIDQKFVLALLDLFDSEDPRERDFLKTILHRIYGKFLGLRAYIRRQINHIFYRFIYETEHHNGIAELLEILGSIINGFALPLKEEHKMFLIRVLLPLHKVKSLSVYHPQLAYCVVQFLEKESSLTEPVIVGLLKFWPKTHSPKEVMFLNELEEILDVIEPSEFSKVMEPLFRQLAKCVSSPHFQVAERALYYWNNEYIMSLISDNAARVLPIMFPALYRNSKSHWNKTIHGLIYNALKLFMEMNQKLFDDCTQQYKAEKQKGRFRMKEREEMWQKIEELARLNPQMLKDIKKEKVLLRRKSELPQDVYTIKALEAHKRAEEFLTASQEAL
- the Ppp2r5d gene encoding serine/threonine-protein phosphatase 2A 56 kDa regulatory subunit delta isoform isoform X1, with the protein product MPWRALRRLWQFGTCNQFYFTPMKKGALHFRASFLHFILGELAEWGKWESHFKKKEHSSKGYEEWPRPTHTRRWSAALLAKLGLPLTPTSFTKPDPFWGGISHLSQFWEPNPGGLYSFFPMRKKGSSLAPMTNPRRRRLVVRQVCKSSGQLEAQAPLDPGAARRRWRRDAERAECGRAKPEPERGRRSRAGSGRAEMPYKLKKEKEPPKLAKGTAKPSSSGKDGGGDNAEEAQPQPQPQPQPQPQPQPQSQPPSSNKRPSNSTPPPTQLSKIKYSGGPQIVKKERRQSSSRFNLSKNRELQKLPALKDSPTQEREELFIQKLRQCCVLFDFVSDPLSDLKFKEVKRAGLNEMVEYITHSRDVVTEAIYPEAVTMFSVNLFRTLPPSSNPTGAEFDPEEDEPTLEAAWPHLQLVYEFFLRFLESPDFQPNIAKKYIDQKFVLALLDLFDSEDPRERDFLKTILHRIYGKFLGLRAYIRRQINHIFYRFIYETEHHNGIAELLEILGSIINGFALPLKEEHKMFLIRVLLPLHKVKSLSVYHPQLAYCVVQFLEKESSLTEPVIVGLLKFWPKTHSPKEVMFLNELEEILDVIEPSEFSKVMEPLFRQLAKCVSSPHFQVAERALYYWNNEYIMSLISDNAARVLPIMFPALYRNSKSHWNKTIHGLIYNALKLFMEMNQKLFDDCTQQYKAEKQKGRFRMKEREEMWQKIEELARLNPQYPMFRAPPPLPPVYSMETETPTAEDIQLLKRTVETEAVQMLKDIKKEKVLLRRKSELPQDVYTIKALEAHKRAEEFLTASQEAL
- the Ppp2r5d gene encoding serine/threonine-protein phosphatase 2A 56 kDa regulatory subunit delta isoform isoform X5, whose protein sequence is MPYKLKKEKQEPPKLAKGTAKPSSSGKDGGGDNAEEAQPQPQPQPQPQPQPQPQSQPPSSNKRPSNSTPPPTQLSKIKYSGGPQIVKKERRQSSSRFNLSKNRELQKLPALKDSPTQEREELFIQKLRQCCVLFDFVSDPLSDLKFKEVKRAGLNEMVEYITHSRDVVTEAIYPEAVTMFSVNLFRTLPPSSNPTGAEFDPEEDEPTLEAAWPHLQLVYEFFLRFLESPDFQPNIAKKYIDQKFVLALLDLFDSEDPRERDFLKTILHRIYGKFLGLRAYIRRQINHIFYRFIYETEHHNGIAELLEILGSIINGFALPLKEEHKMFLIRVLLPLHKVKSLSVYHPQLAYCVVQFLEKESSLTEPVIVGLLKFWPKTHSPKEVMFLNELEEILDVIEPSEFSKVMEPLFRQLAKCVSSPHFQVAERALYYWNNEYIMSLISDNAARVLPIMFPALYRNSKSHWNKTIHGLIYNALKLFMEMNQKLFDDCTQQYKAEKQKGRFRMKEREEMWQKIEELARLNPQYPMFRAPPPLPPVYSMETETPTAEDIQLLKRTVETEAVQMLKDIKKEKVLLRRKSELPQDVYTIKALEAHKRAEEFLTASQEAL